One stretch of Planococcus sp. PAMC 21323 DNA includes these proteins:
- a CDS encoding biotin-dependent carboxyltransferase family protein yields the protein MLKIRKGGLQTSVQDLGRSGFQKYGVIASGVMDPVAHRLANLLVGNDEQWATLEISLVGPQIQFTKNTVIALCGGDLSPKVDGTPIQMWRMLVVKKDSTLTFGEPRIGARCYLAVAGGIQVEKLMGSRSTYLRAGIGGFQGRSLTKGDEIHTGETTPIQRKALERNSDNGFDWLIPPVRYFEEPMIRMIKGKQFELFNDSSKERIFTEAFHVSGNSDRMGYRLNGPNLSLENPTELISEAVAFGSVQVPSDGNPIVLMADRQTTGGYPKIGQVASIDLPLIAQLKQGQGLRFKEISLADAQQRYIEQEQHIREIKASIRLKQEEWK from the coding sequence ATGCTGAAAATACGTAAAGGTGGCTTGCAAACCTCGGTTCAAGACTTAGGACGTAGTGGATTTCAAAAATATGGCGTTATTGCGAGCGGCGTGATGGATCCTGTCGCGCACCGATTAGCTAATTTATTAGTCGGGAATGATGAGCAGTGGGCAACGCTTGAAATTTCATTAGTTGGACCTCAAATTCAATTTACTAAAAATACGGTTATCGCCTTATGTGGTGGAGATTTAAGCCCCAAAGTAGATGGCACACCAATTCAAATGTGGCGAATGCTCGTAGTAAAAAAAGATAGTACCCTAACGTTTGGTGAGCCTCGCATAGGTGCACGCTGTTATTTAGCCGTTGCAGGTGGGATTCAAGTCGAAAAATTAATGGGTAGCCGCTCTACTTATTTACGTGCTGGAATCGGCGGCTTTCAAGGACGTTCTTTAACTAAAGGCGATGAAATACATACTGGCGAGACAACGCCAATACAACGTAAAGCTTTAGAACGAAACAGCGATAATGGATTTGATTGGCTAATTCCGCCTGTGCGTTATTTTGAAGAACCGATGATCCGGATGATTAAAGGAAAGCAATTCGAGTTGTTTAATGATTCTAGTAAAGAACGGATTTTCACGGAAGCTTTCCATGTATCCGGCAACTCTGACCGCATGGGGTACCGGTTAAATGGTCCGAATTTGTCGTTAGAAAATCCAACTGAATTGATTTCAGAAGCGGTCGCTTTTGGTTCTGTTCAAGTGCCGAGTGATGGCAATCCGATTGTTTTAATGGCCGATCGCCAAACGACTGGCGGTTATCCCAAAATCGGCCAAGTTGCATCTATCGACTTGCCGCTTATTGCTCAATTAAAGCAAGGACAAGGTTTACGCTTTAAGGAAATTTCTTTAGCCGATGCACAACAACGTTATATTGAACAAGAACAACACATTCGTGAAATAAAAGCCTCAATCCGATTAAAACAGGAGGAATGGAAATGA
- the pxpB gene encoding 5-oxoprolinase subunit PxpB — MKALFSPLGDQAIAVELGNKIDEETEKQVRKLSVLLENRQPKWLIEVIPAFVTVSVFYDPCIATYDVVKREIEQLLEHLGEDLPIKSRTIEIPVCYGGDFGPDLEFVAQHNNLTTREVIDIHTSGNYSVHMIGFAPGFPFIGGMSEKISAPRRDSPRLRIPERTVGIAGNQTGAYPIETPGGWQLIGRTPTRLFRPEDDIPSLLQAGDKIIFKEISETEYHAWEEEPNAENT, encoded by the coding sequence ATGAAAGCTCTTTTTTCGCCGCTCGGTGACCAGGCGATTGCTGTTGAACTTGGCAATAAAATCGACGAAGAAACTGAAAAACAAGTACGAAAACTTTCTGTCCTTCTAGAAAATCGGCAACCGAAATGGTTGATTGAAGTTATTCCAGCCTTTGTTACGGTATCTGTGTTTTACGATCCATGTATCGCAACATACGATGTCGTAAAAAGAGAAATCGAACAACTCCTTGAACACTTGGGTGAAGACCTCCCGATCAAATCAAGAACCATTGAAATTCCCGTATGTTACGGCGGCGATTTCGGCCCCGACTTGGAATTTGTCGCACAACATAACAACTTAACGACACGTGAAGTAATCGATATTCACACATCCGGTAATTATTCCGTACATATGATTGGCTTTGCTCCAGGCTTTCCGTTTATCGGAGGCATGTCTGAAAAAATTTCAGCACCAAGGCGCGATTCACCACGTCTCCGCATTCCAGAAAGAACGGTCGGCATTGCTGGCAATCAAACCGGTGCTTATCCTATTGAAACTCCTGGTGGTTGGCAATTAATCGGGAGAACACCGACTCGACTGTTCCGACCAGAAGACGATATCCCGAGTTTGCTTCAAGCAGGCGACAAAATTATTTTTAAGGAAATTTCAGAAACAGAGTATCATGCATGGGAGGAAGAGCCAAATGCTGAAAATACGTAA